One window from the genome of Methanobacterium formicicum encodes:
- a CDS encoding sensor histidine kinase, whose amino-acid sequence MGSNIRILILEDVPLDLELMEAELKRDNIDFISRCVEEEVEYRKEIEEFKPDIILADHSLPHFDGISAMYIARELVPEIPFIFVSGQMGEEFAVEMLKEGATDYVLKHNLSKLSHAVKRALREAEEHRNKKEAEKALIESERRLHDLNIYLETIINASPFAIIDLYPDGRVKSLWNPAAENIFGWKKTEVMGKPLPFLDDNRQPDYEEIIENVISGEFKSDMELECAKNDGTLIYTMMATAPLLNVDNNIQGVMATFADISGMVLAEKQIKTSLEEKEVLLREIHHRVKNNLQIISSLMSLQSEYTQEPETLKMFQESKNRIRSMALIHEKLYQSKDMAHIDFGEYLKSLTEMLSSFHREKKDDVNVCLNCEDVFLEIDTAISLGLIVNELVSNCFKHAFPGSRKGNIEINLLMVGGECKLEVVDDGVGLSGDFDLNHTNSLGLQIVQTLTMQLKGNLEIDKENKTLFRVLFNAN is encoded by the coding sequence ATGGGGAGTAATATCCGTATTTTGATTTTGGAAGATGTTCCACTGGATCTGGAGTTAATGGAGGCTGAACTTAAAAGAGATAACATTGACTTCATTTCCCGCTGTGTAGAAGAGGAAGTGGAATACAGAAAAGAGATAGAAGAATTCAAACCAGACATTATCCTGGCCGACCACTCCCTACCTCACTTTGATGGAATATCAGCCATGTACATTGCCCGGGAACTGGTTCCAGAAATACCATTCATTTTTGTCAGTGGCCAGATGGGGGAAGAATTTGCAGTAGAAATGCTCAAAGAGGGAGCTACTGATTATGTTCTTAAACACAACCTTTCTAAATTAAGTCACGCTGTCAAAAGAGCTCTTAGAGAAGCAGAAGAACATCGCAATAAAAAAGAGGCTGAAAAGGCCTTAATTGAAAGTGAAAGACGCTTACATGATTTGAATATCTATTTAGAGACAATAATCAATGCTTCTCCCTTTGCCATCATTGACCTGTACCCTGATGGGAGAGTAAAATCCCTCTGGAACCCGGCAGCAGAGAATATTTTTGGCTGGAAGAAAACAGAAGTAATGGGAAAACCTTTACCATTTTTAGACGATAATCGGCAACCTGATTATGAAGAAATTATTGAAAATGTTATTTCTGGTGAATTTAAGTCGGATATGGAGTTGGAATGTGCTAAAAATGATGGTACCTTGATTTATACCATGATGGCCACCGCTCCTCTTTTAAATGTTGATAACAATATTCAGGGGGTTATGGCCACATTTGCGGATATCAGTGGCATGGTATTGGCTGAAAAACAGATCAAAACGTCTTTAGAGGAAAAAGAAGTCCTTTTAAGGGAAATTCACCATCGGGTTAAAAACAATCTGCAGATCATTTCCAGTCTAATGAGTCTGCAGTCAGAATATACTCAGGAACCGGAAACACTGAAGATGTTCCAGGAAAGCAAGAATCGTATTCGTTCCATGGCTCTTATTCACGAAAAACTGTATCAATCCAAGGACATGGCCCATATAGACTTTGGAGAATACCTGAAAAGTTTGACCGAGATGCTTTCGTCTTTCCACCGGGAGAAAAAAGATGATGTGAATGTTTGTCTAAACTGTGAAGATGTTTTCCTGGAGATAGATACCGCCATTTCATTGGGGCTTATTGTTAATGAACTGGTATCTAACTGCTTCAAACATGCATTCCCTGGGAGTAGGAAGGGAAATATTGAAATAAACCTGCTTATGGTCGGGGGGGAGTGTAAACTGGAGGTGGTTGATGATGGAGTGGGACTTTCTGGCGACTTTGATCTTAATCACACCAACTCCCTGGGGCTCCAAATAGTCCAGACCCTGACCATGCAGTTAAAAGGTAATCTAGAAATAGACAAGGAAAACAAGACCCTTTTCAGGGTGTTATTCAATGCAAATTAA
- a CDS encoding response regulator, producing MDMDELEILLVEDNPTDAELTMRALKRKNLANKLVWVKDGEEAIDFIYAQGQFADRDPEDLPRLILLDLRMPKVDGLEVLKHIKADERTRRIPVVVLTSSQEDQDVVESYKLGVNSYVSKPVEFDDFIEAVSTLGLYWMLINKPP from the coding sequence ATGGATATGGATGAGTTGGAAATTCTTCTGGTGGAGGATAATCCCACCGATGCAGAATTAACCATGAGGGCGTTAAAACGGAAAAATCTGGCAAACAAGTTGGTTTGGGTTAAAGATGGAGAAGAGGCCATTGATTTTATTTATGCTCAAGGTCAGTTTGCAGATAGAGATCCCGAGGATCTGCCTCGACTGATACTCTTAGACCTTCGCATGCCTAAAGTAGACGGTCTGGAAGTTTTAAAACATATTAAAGCAGATGAGAGAACTCGTAGAATTCCAGTAGTGGTTTTAACTTCCTCACAAGAAGATCAAGATGTGGTGGAAAGTTATAAACTGGGTGTGAACAGTTACGTGAGTAAACCCGTGGAATTCGATGATTTCATTGAGGCAGTTTCCACCCTGGGATTGTACTGGATGCTAATAAATAAACCTCCCTAA
- a CDS encoding response regulator → MLKQSKILVVEDEALTGMELEKKLVQWGYDVVGIVSSGEDAVEKALELEPDLILMDILLKGYMNGVEAAKIIKKNQEIPIIYLTAYSNMETFQDAKITQPQAYLIKPFDETELKFAIEIAFYCHKCQSNLRESEEHYRILAESAPDLIFVINKDLTVDYVNESSMEYLKLEKAEVLGKSVQDVFSQQFFQPHIKELKKVFGTGQSVRVKNIFQFPEGEVWLDTLLKPLKNKKGEIYAVLGISRDISDDKLDEIGD, encoded by the coding sequence ATGCTTAAACAGTCCAAAATTTTAGTGGTGGAAGACGAAGCACTCACTGGAATGGAGCTTGAAAAAAAACTGGTTCAATGGGGTTACGATGTGGTAGGCATAGTTTCCTCAGGAGAAGATGCAGTTGAGAAGGCATTAGAATTAGAACCGGACCTTATTTTAATGGATATATTACTCAAAGGCTATATGAATGGGGTGGAGGCAGCCAAGATCATCAAAAAGAACCAGGAAATTCCTATTATTTATCTGACGGCCTATTCCAACATGGAAACTTTTCAGGATGCCAAGATCACTCAACCGCAGGCCTATCTCATCAAACCCTTTGATGAAACTGAACTGAAGTTTGCCATTGAAATTGCTTTTTACTGCCATAAGTGCCAGTCAAATCTCAGGGAAAGTGAGGAACACTACCGTATTCTGGCTGAAAGTGCCCCTGACTTGATTTTCGTTATAAACAAAGATTTAACGGTGGATTATGTCAATGAATCCTCCATGGAATATCTGAAACTAGAAAAAGCAGAGGTCCTTGGAAAATCAGTTCAAGATGTATTCTCCCAGCAGTTTTTCCAACCTCATATTAAGGAATTAAAAAAGGTATTCGGCACTGGCCAGTCGGTTCGTGTTAAAAATATTTTCCAATTCCCAGAAGGTGAGGTATGGTTGGATACTCTTCTCAAACCTTTAAAAAATAAAAAAGGGGAAATATATGCTGTTTTAGGAATTTCAAGAGATATTTCTGATGATAAGCTGGATGAAATTGGGGATTAA
- a CDS encoding PAS domain S-box protein, producing the protein MPEAKILVVEDDGLTAMELQRKLKTWGYDVPSFAFSRKEAVKKAKEIKPDLILMDVMLKGQGDGIDAATEIKNIQDIPIIYLTAYGDSKTRKRAEITSPTAYIIKPFEENELQDKIETALSEHKLEKKLFQIGKTLDDKLSDSGVIVINLSGVIIYINKFAGDFTDFEEGMTVNKELVSLFPLDGIKKGEGYSTDFIASGTTPITSKSIIKDHSSDKVHIEYTISFIEGETPGSVGASIVFQDVSQQVEDEKSLKEREQKFHNIYSESLATEVFDAEGNLLEANPASLELFGVSDFQLLQQFNLFDSFKLDDKELEKLKKGLKVHFDCKLDWDKLNELKFQKTTETDSIYLNIHVSPLKLDETHEGYLVQFQDITDHRQLEEYLKDTGEKYVKMLETLDQGLMVYSNDLKCIYSNHRVKEIVDCDTDAVIGRALSDAIKPLWDSELEEMCGKTLETGNSYRSIKISKDEKPFYIEINTYKFFQGLMVTLDDVTDLKKIEDDLKRNEELYRSVVDEESEIVCRFNKDMELTFANEAYYNFFGLKSEFNTVFALSEEDRDQMKVHFQSQGNEDSIRVFEGPIKMASGELRWWQWVTRALYNSSGQIEEYQSVGRDLTEYHKKMEKLQENLNKSRSSLESVNTELDEVKISLKSQIKDKNEKIKSLERLNEQLGTDFTETVGELEKTIKNQEVELKNLQNREEALEKNRQLLEEEIKGLTADYEKSSQALDDERVVRKKLEDELKEKSSNLEKQANKSAQSLSKIADLEKEIEDFNHSQKSWEQEKVELGIELSSMVKQLENTTRDLSLERSKRLVTEKALKKVKKDLAEKTEEIRKKTEDLETKNEGLTRELALKTTDLQEKSQEISRLGNDFAQQLEDLQNAEQLARKSLEKRERVLKNVYTGVKTNMQMISSLNRLHSEYVIDEMVNKLKDGRSYLRSFGLVHEKLYQSEDLEHINLQPYLDSILQDIVRSQGAKDVDITIKTHDAYLNMDMAVLSGLVISELVINSLKHGFPNKEPGEIRVEVVSEDEELVINVADNGVGLPRHVSIETPDSFGLQLVKTFVDQSEGSVEVKDGDGANFVIKIPKVSSNSGT; encoded by the coding sequence ATGCCCGAAGCAAAAATTTTAGTGGTAGAGGATGATGGGCTTACTGCCATGGAGCTCCAGAGAAAATTAAAAACTTGGGGTTACGATGTTCCATCCTTTGCTTTTTCACGGAAAGAAGCGGTTAAAAAGGCTAAAGAAATAAAACCCGATTTAATTTTAATGGATGTCATGCTTAAAGGTCAGGGTGATGGGATTGATGCGGCCACTGAGATTAAAAATATCCAGGATATTCCCATAATTTATTTAACTGCCTACGGCGATTCTAAAACCCGTAAGAGGGCTGAAATCACCAGTCCCACTGCTTACATCATCAAGCCCTTTGAGGAAAATGAGTTACAGGATAAGATTGAAACTGCTCTTTCTGAACATAAACTTGAAAAAAAGTTATTCCAGATTGGAAAAACTCTTGATGATAAGTTAAGTGATTCTGGGGTTATAGTCATAAATTTAAGTGGAGTTATCATTTATATAAACAAATTTGCTGGTGATTTCACTGATTTTGAAGAAGGCATGACTGTAAATAAAGAACTGGTAAGTTTATTCCCTCTGGATGGAATTAAAAAAGGGGAAGGTTACTCAACTGATTTTATTGCCAGTGGAACCACTCCCATCACTTCTAAATCAATTATAAAGGATCATTCCAGTGACAAAGTCCATATTGAATACACTATTTCTTTTATTGAGGGAGAAACTCCGGGATCAGTGGGAGCCAGTATCGTATTCCAGGATGTAAGTCAACAGGTAGAGGATGAAAAATCCCTTAAGGAAAGGGAACAAAAGTTCCACAATATTTATTCCGAATCCCTGGCAACCGAGGTATTTGATGCGGAGGGTAACCTTTTAGAGGCCAACCCGGCTAGCCTGGAACTCTTTGGAGTCTCTGACTTCCAACTCCTCCAGCAGTTCAATTTGTTTGATAGTTTCAAACTGGATGATAAAGAATTGGAAAAACTTAAAAAAGGTTTAAAAGTTCACTTTGATTGTAAACTAGATTGGGATAAGTTAAATGAACTCAAATTCCAAAAAACAACCGAAACAGATTCGATATATCTAAATATACATGTGAGTCCACTAAAATTGGACGAAACCCATGAAGGATATTTGGTTCAATTCCAGGACATTACTGACCATCGCCAACTTGAGGAGTACCTTAAAGATACTGGCGAAAAGTATGTTAAAATGTTGGAAACCCTTGATCAGGGATTGATGGTTTATAGCAATGATTTAAAATGTATTTATTCCAATCACCGGGTTAAAGAAATAGTGGATTGCGATACCGATGCCGTTATTGGCAGGGCTCTTTCTGATGCTATAAAGCCCCTGTGGGACAGTGAACTAGAGGAAATGTGCGGAAAAACCCTGGAAACTGGTAACAGTTACCGCAGCATCAAGATTTCCAAGGATGAAAAACCATTTTACATTGAAATAAACACCTACAAATTTTTTCAAGGATTAATGGTAACTTTAGATGATGTTACCGATTTAAAAAAAATAGAAGACGATTTGAAAAGAAATGAAGAATTATATCGTTCTGTGGTTGATGAAGAGAGCGAAATTGTGTGCAGATTCAACAAAGACATGGAACTTACCTTTGCCAATGAAGCATATTATAATTTTTTCGGATTAAAAAGCGAATTCAATACTGTATTCGCCCTTTCTGAGGAAGATAGGGACCAGATGAAAGTTCACTTCCAATCCCAGGGAAATGAAGACTCTATCCGGGTCTTTGAAGGGCCAATTAAAATGGCCAGCGGTGAATTAAGATGGTGGCAGTGGGTTACTCGGGCGCTTTATAACAGTTCCGGTCAAATTGAGGAGTACCAGTCTGTAGGGCGCGATTTAACCGAGTACCATAAAAAAATGGAAAAACTCCAGGAAAACCTTAATAAATCTCGAAGTTCACTGGAATCCGTGAACACAGAATTAGATGAGGTTAAGATATCTTTAAAATCTCAAATAAAGGATAAAAATGAGAAAATAAAGTCTCTGGAAAGATTAAATGAGCAACTGGGTACTGATTTTACGGAAACAGTAGGTGAACTGGAAAAAACCATTAAAAACCAGGAAGTAGAATTAAAAAACTTACAAAACCGGGAAGAAGCACTGGAAAAAAACAGGCAACTTCTGGAAGAAGAAATAAAAGGGTTAACTGCGGATTATGAAAAATCATCCCAGGCATTGGATGATGAGAGAGTAGTTCGTAAAAAACTGGAAGATGAACTGAAGGAAAAATCCAGCAACCTGGAAAAACAGGCAAATAAATCAGCACAATCCCTATCCAAAATAGCAGACCTGGAAAAGGAAATTGAAGACTTTAATCATTCCCAGAAATCATGGGAACAGGAAAAGGTCGAATTGGGAATTGAATTAAGTAGCATGGTAAAACAACTGGAAAACACCACCCGTGATCTGAGTCTGGAGCGATCAAAAAGACTTGTCACCGAAAAAGCCCTTAAAAAAGTCAAGAAAGATTTGGCAGAGAAAACCGAAGAGATACGTAAAAAAACAGAGGACCTGGAAACCAAAAACGAAGGACTCACCCGGGAACTTGCTCTAAAAACCACGGATCTCCAGGAAAAAAGCCAGGAGATCTCCCGCCTGGGGAATGATTTCGCCCAGCAGCTGGAGGACCTCCAGAATGCCGAGCAACTGGCCAGGAAATCACTGGAAAAACGGGAAAGAGTGCTTAAAAACGTGTACACTGGGGTTAAAACGAACATGCAAATGATATCCAGCCTTAACCGGTTGCATTCAGAGTATGTTATTGATGAAATGGTTAACAAACTAAAGGACGGTCGCAGTTACCTCCGATCCTTTGGACTGGTCCATGAAAAGCTGTACCAATCCGAAGACCTGGAGCACATTAATCTCCAACCGTACCTGGACAGCATACTCCAGGATATCGTACGCTCCCAGGGGGCTAAAGACGTTGATATAACCATAAAAACCCATGATGCCTATCTGAATATGGATATGGCGGTGTTGTCCGGGTTGGTTATAAGTGAGCTGGTGATTAACTCACTCAAACACGGATTCCCCAATAAAGAACCGGGTGAAATCCGGGTAGAAGTGGTGAGTGAGGATGAAGAATTGGTGATCAATGTTGCGGACAACGGAGTGGGACTACCCCGCCATGTTTCCATTGAAACACCTGATTCATTTGGTTTACAACTGGTTAAAACCTTTGTAGATCAATCTGAAGGTTCTGTAGAAGTCAAAGATGGTGATGGTGCCAATTTTGTTATTAAAATCCCTAAAGTAAGCAGCAATTCCGGAACATAA
- a CDS encoding nitroreductase family protein, with translation MEVFQAISQRRSIRKFKEKEVPDSLIMKIIQAGIWAPSAGNLQSWEMILVKDPETRKKLSAAAYMRDFISKAPVVMVACINKSVCSMVYGARGVELYSIQDVSCALENMLLMAHARGLGACWVGAFDEQEVIDLLRIPSQLRPVALVPLGYPDEKPYPPPRRDVDDFLHFERY, from the coding sequence ATGGAAGTTTTCCAGGCAATAAGTCAAAGGAGAAGTATTAGGAAATTTAAGGAGAAGGAAGTCCCGGACTCTCTGATTATGAAGATCATCCAGGCTGGTATATGGGCTCCCTCTGCAGGAAACCTGCAAAGCTGGGAGATGATCCTGGTTAAAGATCCGGAAACCAGGAAGAAACTCTCTGCGGCGGCTTATATGCGAGATTTTATATCCAAAGCCCCGGTGGTTATGGTGGCCTGCATCAATAAGAGTGTTTGCAGCATGGTTTACGGTGCCCGGGGGGTGGAGCTTTACTCTATCCAGGATGTTTCCTGTGCATTGGAGAACATGCTTCTCATGGCCCATGCTCGGGGTCTGGGAGCTTGCTGGGTGGGAGCCTTTGATGAGCAGGAGGTCATCGACTTGCTGAGGATACCATCTCAGTTAAGGCCAGTAGCACTGGTCCCCCTGGGATATCCTGATGAAAAACCATATCCTCCGCCTCGTAGGGATGTAGACGATTTTTTACACTTTGAACGCTACTGA
- a CDS encoding class I SAM-dependent methyltransferase, protein MKGKLIGDILVLKNQVDHPQELRNMPGVNRVVRLGRIKGPQREPEVEVILGEGTETIHRENHCFYKLDVARIMWSKGNTTERKRMGQIVRPGETVVDLFAGIGYFTIPMAVHARPEKIYAVEINPVAHGYLAENVELNHVQGVVEPILGDCRDVAPRNIADRVLMGYIGNTEEYLDVALEVIRDEGIIHYHESVPDKLKYIRPAERIREAANGFEVEVLNQRIIKKYSPGVYHMVVDAQVYKK, encoded by the coding sequence ATGAAAGGCAAGTTAATTGGTGATATCCTGGTTTTGAAAAATCAGGTGGACCATCCCCAGGAACTTCGGAATATGCCTGGAGTAAACCGGGTGGTGCGCCTGGGCAGGATAAAAGGCCCGCAGAGGGAGCCAGAAGTGGAAGTAATTTTAGGTGAAGGCACGGAAACCATTCACCGGGAAAATCACTGCTTTTATAAATTGGACGTGGCCCGTATAATGTGGTCCAAGGGAAACACCACTGAAAGAAAGAGAATGGGGCAAATAGTACGACCAGGAGAAACTGTGGTGGATTTATTTGCAGGGATTGGTTATTTTACCATACCTATGGCGGTACATGCCCGACCAGAGAAGATCTATGCCGTGGAGATCAATCCGGTGGCCCACGGTTATCTTGCGGAGAATGTTGAACTTAACCATGTTCAGGGAGTGGTGGAACCTATTTTAGGTGATTGTAGGGATGTGGCACCACGAAATATTGCTGATCGGGTATTAATGGGGTATATAGGCAATACTGAGGAATATCTCGATGTGGCCCTGGAAGTTATCCGGGATGAAGGGATAATACATTACCATGAGTCAGTTCCAGATAAATTGAAATACATTCGTCCTGCTGAAAGGATTAGGGAAGCGGCCAATGGTTTCGAGGTGGAGGTACTGAATCAGAGGATCATTAAGAAGTATTCTCCTGGAGTGTACCACATGGTGGTCGATGCCCAGGTGTATAAAAAATAA
- the psmB gene encoding archaeal proteasome endopeptidase complex subunit beta translates to MNDENRLKGTTTVGLTCKDGVVFATETRATMGNLIAHKVADKIFKIDDHIGTTIAGAVSDAQGLMKYIRAEVALFRLRNGKRINVEAAATLTSNILHSSRGYPFYVQTLLGGVDDKGPALYSLDPTGGVIKDLMISTGSGSPVAYGVLEDRYSADLYVEEGVDVAIRAIKSAMERDAYSGNSILVATITQEEGFKKLSEEEVKQKIKEIN, encoded by the coding sequence ATGAATGATGAAAATCGACTTAAAGGCACTACAACTGTTGGTTTAACCTGTAAAGACGGAGTTGTTTTTGCTACCGAAACCAGAGCTACCATGGGAAACCTCATAGCCCACAAAGTAGCCGACAAGATCTTCAAAATAGATGATCACATTGGAACCACCATTGCCGGTGCAGTTTCCGATGCCCAGGGCCTGATGAAATACATCAGAGCAGAAGTGGCACTCTTCAGACTCCGAAATGGTAAACGAATCAACGTAGAAGCCGCAGCCACCCTCACCTCCAACATCTTACACTCATCAAGGGGGTACCCCTTCTATGTCCAGACACTCCTGGGAGGAGTGGATGATAAAGGCCCCGCCCTTTACTCCCTGGACCCCACAGGAGGAGTAATTAAAGATCTCATGATATCCACTGGCTCTGGTTCCCCCGTAGCCTACGGTGTTCTGGAAGATCGTTACAGTGCAGACCTCTACGTGGAAGAAGGTGTAGATGTGGCCATCCGGGCCATTAAATCTGCCATGGAAAGAGATGCTTATTCTGGCAATTCCATCCTGGTAGCTACCATTACCCAGGAAGAAGGATTTAAAAAATTATCCGAGGAAGAAGTGAAACAAAAAATTAAGGAAATTAACTAA
- a CDS encoding beta-CASP ribonuclease aCPSF1, protein MGSEIQEIKNTIVQRLPSRVQVAKVEFEGPEVVIYTKNPEIITENGDLIRDLAKDIRKRIIIRSHKSVLTEPEEAINRIHSIVPDEAKITNISFDDVTCEVIIEARKPGLVIGKYGATSREIVKQIGWAPKILRTPPISSEIIQRIRRTLRKNSKERKKILQQLGNRIHRPITTENEWVRLTALGGFREVGRSSLFMQTSNSKILLDCGVNVAGKDDKSSYPYLNVPEFVLDDLDAVIISHAHLDHSGFLPYLYHYGYEGPVYCTTPTRDLMTLLQMDHIDIAHREDSPLPFNVKHVKKSIKHTITLDYGEVTDIAPDIRLTLHNAGHILGSAITHMHIGDGQHNFVYTGDFKYERSRLLEPAVAKFPRIESLVMESTYGGHEDVQPTRNDAEKDIIKTIYQTLERKGKVLIPVFAVGRAQEMMIVLDEYIRHGIIDEVPIYIDGMIWEATAIHTARPEYLSKDLRDQIFHMGRNPFISEVFHKVNGIEERKDIVEGEPSIILSTSGMLTGGNSVEYFKWLCGDERNSLVFVGYQAEGSLGRRLQKGWKEIPIKEEGKTNVYHVKMDIKTIEGFSGHSDRRQLMDYVRRISPKPEKILICHGDNYKTLDLASSIYRSYKIETKTPMNLETVRIQ, encoded by the coding sequence ATGGGTTCAGAGATTCAAGAAATTAAAAACACAATAGTACAAAGATTACCCAGCCGAGTCCAAGTGGCAAAAGTGGAATTTGAAGGCCCGGAAGTGGTGATTTACACCAAAAACCCGGAAATAATCACCGAAAACGGTGATCTCATCCGGGACCTGGCCAAAGACATAAGAAAACGGATCATCATCCGTTCCCACAAGTCAGTGCTAACCGAGCCAGAGGAAGCCATAAACCGCATCCACAGCATAGTTCCTGACGAAGCAAAAATCACCAACATCTCCTTCGATGATGTGACCTGCGAGGTCATCATTGAAGCCAGAAAACCGGGACTTGTAATCGGGAAATACGGAGCTACATCCAGAGAAATTGTAAAACAAATTGGATGGGCCCCTAAAATATTACGTACTCCCCCTATTTCTTCAGAAATAATTCAAAGAATCAGGCGGACACTTAGAAAGAACAGTAAAGAACGTAAAAAAATCCTGCAACAACTGGGAAACCGCATCCATCGTCCAATAACCACGGAGAATGAATGGGTTAGACTAACTGCCCTGGGGGGTTTCCGTGAAGTAGGACGCTCCTCCCTGTTTATGCAAACCTCCAACAGCAAAATACTCCTGGACTGCGGAGTTAATGTGGCAGGTAAAGATGATAAAAGTTCTTATCCCTACCTTAACGTTCCTGAATTCGTTTTAGACGACCTTGATGCCGTCATAATATCTCACGCACACCTGGACCACTCCGGATTCTTACCCTACCTTTATCATTATGGCTATGAAGGGCCAGTTTACTGTACCACACCCACAAGGGACCTTATGACTCTTTTACAGATGGATCATATTGACATAGCCCACCGGGAAGACAGTCCCCTACCATTTAACGTGAAACACGTTAAAAAAAGTATTAAACACACCATAACCCTGGATTACGGTGAAGTTACGGACATAGCTCCCGACATCCGTCTCACCCTGCATAATGCCGGACACATTCTGGGTTCAGCCATAACCCACATGCACATTGGTGATGGTCAACATAACTTTGTCTACACCGGTGATTTCAAATACGAAAGGAGTAGACTCCTGGAACCTGCAGTAGCCAAGTTCCCACGAATTGAATCACTAGTGATGGAGAGCACCTACGGGGGACACGAGGATGTGCAACCCACCCGGAACGATGCGGAAAAGGACATTATTAAAACCATTTATCAAACTTTAGAACGCAAAGGAAAAGTTCTAATTCCAGTTTTCGCCGTGGGAAGGGCCCAGGAAATGATGATTGTGCTGGATGAATACATACGGCACGGTATAATCGATGAGGTGCCCATCTACATCGACGGTATGATATGGGAGGCCACTGCCATCCACACTGCCCGCCCCGAATACCTCAGCAAGGATCTTAGAGACCAGATATTCCATATGGGACGAAACCCATTCATTTCCGAGGTATTCCATAAGGTTAACGGTATCGAAGAGCGAAAAGACATTGTGGAAGGGGAACCATCCATCATACTCTCCACTTCCGGTATGTTAACCGGTGGAAACTCAGTAGAGTACTTCAAATGGTTATGTGGAGATGAAAGGAACTCCCTGGTCTTTGTGGGATACCAGGCAGAGGGTTCACTGGGACGCCGACTGCAGAAGGGTTGGAAGGAAATACCCATTAAAGAAGAGGGTAAAACCAATGTCTACCATGTTAAAATGGACATTAAAACCATTGAAGGATTCAGTGGACACTCCGACCGCAGGCAACTCATGGACTATGTGCGCCGCATAAGTCCCAAACCCGAGAAAATACTCATATGCCACGGAGACAACTACAAGACCCTGGATCTGGCCAGCAGCATCTACCGCAGTTACAAAATAGAAACCAAAACTCCCATGAACCTGGAGACAGTGCGGATTCAATAG
- the purM gene encoding phosphoribosylformylglycinamidine cyclo-ligase, with product MVTYSESGVDIDLEEVTVRALTQKLKETLQFQDVITESGHFAALVRLGNQGLAMSTDGVGSKILVAEMMDKYDTVGIDCVAMVVNDLICVGARPLAMVDYLAVEKPDPEAARQIAEGLAEGCRQAQVAMIGGETASLPGIVRNFDLAATGIGLVDLEKIVAGDKIGEGDVILGIQSSGIHSNGLSLARRVFFQEAGLQVDDPLPTDEKVTVGEALLEPTRIYVQAINELLEEVEVHGLAHITGGGFTNLKRLKKGVGYHIDDLPSPHPLFKFISSQGVDDEEIYRVFNMGIGFAVILSPENAQQAIDILEKHYPTQIIGQVTTDPAGKVEVKSFQGGWIEL from the coding sequence TTGGTAACTTATTCAGAATCAGGGGTAGACATTGACTTGGAAGAGGTCACTGTCCGCGCCCTAACTCAAAAACTCAAGGAAACCCTCCAGTTTCAGGATGTTATAACGGAAAGTGGACACTTCGCAGCCCTGGTCCGCCTGGGAAACCAGGGACTGGCCATGAGCACTGATGGAGTGGGAAGTAAAATCCTGGTGGCGGAGATGATGGACAAATACGACACCGTAGGGATTGACTGTGTGGCCATGGTGGTCAACGACCTTATCTGTGTGGGAGCCCGCCCCCTGGCCATGGTAGACTACCTGGCAGTGGAGAAACCCGACCCCGAAGCAGCCCGCCAGATAGCAGAGGGACTGGCCGAGGGGTGTCGCCAGGCACAGGTGGCCATGATCGGAGGAGAAACAGCTTCATTACCCGGGATCGTACGGAATTTTGACCTGGCAGCCACCGGCATTGGACTAGTAGACCTGGAAAAAATTGTAGCCGGGGATAAAATAGGAGAAGGTGATGTTATCCTGGGCATCCAGAGTAGCGGAATCCACAGTAATGGTTTGAGCCTGGCACGCAGAGTATTCTTCCAGGAAGCCGGACTCCAGGTAGATGACCCCCTCCCCACCGATGAAAAGGTCACTGTGGGGGAAGCACTGCTGGAACCCACCCGTATCTATGTCCAGGCCATCAACGAATTACTGGAAGAAGTGGAAGTCCACGGCCTGGCCCACATAACGGGAGGAGGATTCACTAACCTCAAAAGACTGAAAAAAGGAGTAGGATATCATATTGATGACCTGCCCTCACCTCATCCTCTGTTCAAGTTCATCTCTTCCCAGGGAGTGGATGATGAAGAAATTTACCGGGTTTTCAACATGGGCATAGGATTTGCAGTCATATTATCTCCAGAAAATGCCCAGCAGGCCATTGATATCCTGGAAAAACACTACCCTACCCAGATCATTGGCCAGGTTACCACTGACCCTGCAGGGAAAGTGGAAGTTAAATCATTCCAGGGAGGATGGATAGAACTTTAA